A genomic region of Caldicellulosiruptor acetigenus contains the following coding sequences:
- a CDS encoding ATP-binding protein, whose product MKKFVDREVELRFLENQFSQNGSAFVVIYGRRRVGKTALIKEFIKDKKAIYFLATEEVESQNINNFKTLVAKFFNNSLLDKVQNITWEEIFGFIANNIKNEKVVIVIDEFQYLCKVNSSFASILQKIWDKRLKEKNLFLILCGSLVNMMEQQVLNYSSPLYGRRTGQIKLKPLKFKYLKEFFPQSTEDELIWLYAILGGVPKYLEVFNYRDDIFESIRENVLNKQSFLYEEPLFLLEREIQDIGTYFSLIKIISLGNHKLHQIAQNLSVPQTRLTKYISNLIDLDILRRETPVTEEYPEKSKKGLYFINDNFLSFWFKFVYPYKEDLELDNVEFVLENIKRRIVTEHISYVYEDICREYVSELSYRNELPLKVNKIGKWWDKDNEIDIVGIDQTSGSILYGECKYTNAKVDIDLFYSLKQKASKVNVKNKTKEYYVIFSKSGFTERFLDFANEMKNLILINFPK is encoded by the coding sequence TTGAAAAAATTCGTGGATAGAGAAGTTGAGCTACGGTTTTTAGAAAACCAATTTTCCCAAAACGGTTCAGCTTTTGTTGTTATTTATGGAAGACGACGGGTTGGCAAAACTGCCCTAATAAAGGAGTTCATAAAAGACAAAAAAGCAATATACTTTTTGGCCACCGAAGAAGTTGAAAGTCAAAATATCAATAATTTCAAAACTCTGGTTGCAAAATTTTTTAATAATAGCCTGTTAGATAAGGTTCAAAATATTACGTGGGAGGAAATTTTTGGGTTTATAGCTAATAACATTAAAAACGAAAAAGTAGTTATAGTTATTGATGAATTTCAATACCTTTGCAAAGTAAACTCGTCTTTTGCATCAATTTTACAAAAAATTTGGGACAAAAGGTTAAAAGAAAAAAACCTCTTTTTAATTCTTTGTGGTTCCCTTGTTAATATGATGGAACAACAAGTTTTGAACTACTCCAGCCCTTTGTATGGAAGAAGGACGGGGCAGATAAAGTTGAAACCTTTAAAATTCAAATATTTGAAAGAGTTCTTCCCACAGTCAACAGAAGATGAACTTATCTGGCTTTACGCCATCTTGGGAGGTGTTCCAAAGTATTTAGAAGTATTTAATTACAGGGATGATATTTTTGAATCTATAAGAGAAAACGTTTTAAACAAGCAAAGTTTTTTATATGAAGAGCCTTTGTTTTTGCTTGAAAGAGAAATTCAAGATATTGGTACTTACTTTTCTCTCATTAAAATTATTTCTTTGGGTAATCATAAGCTTCACCAAATAGCTCAAAACCTTTCTGTTCCCCAGACAAGACTGACAAAGTATATAAGTAACTTGATAGACTTAGATATACTCCGCAGAGAAACTCCTGTGACTGAAGAATATCCTGAAAAAAGTAAAAAGGGCTTATATTTTATCAACGACAACTTTTTAAGCTTCTGGTTCAAATTTGTTTATCCTTACAAAGAAGATTTAGAACTTGATAATGTGGAATTTGTTTTGGAAAATATAAAGAGAAGAATTGTGACTGAACACATAAGTTATGTGTACGAAGATATTTGCAGAGAATATGTGTCAGAACTATCATATAGGAATGAATTGCCTTTAAAAGTGAATAAGATTGGGAAATGGTGGGACAAAGATAATGAAATTGACATTGTGGGAATAGACCAAACTTCTGGTTCTATACTGTACGGGGAATGCAAATATACAAATGCTAAAGTAGATATTGACCTGTTTTATTCTCTCAAACAAAAAGCAAGTAAAGTAAATGTGAAAAATAAAACCAAGGAGTATTATGTTATATTTAGTAAATCTGGATTTACAGAGAGATTTTTGGATTTTGCAAATGAAATGAAAAATCTAATACTTATTAATTTCCCAAAATAA
- a CDS encoding Rpn family recombination-promoting nuclease/putative transposase — protein MCEKLPPKEHDTTFKFLFAGKEEILLLVKDILHYTWADSIEEDTIELVKTNYVTQQFSQVEADVVAKAKLKDREVYFYILIENQSKVKKEMQQKILKYMISLWAEEIRKGVQILPAIIPIVVYNGIGERWNVSTDLMEAFDIFKDDVFRYRVVDIIELDVKKLLEREEDVLTPIVFYLEQAREDRSELIGRLLEVEKNLKKLSKKNVDRFLEWSYHIIRPRLAEEQNSEYDEIAKRVKQEGVEAMGEFISNVARLLDEAKTKDFLAGKLEGKLEGKLEATIEFAKRLIQKGFNDEEVAELTELQIEKVKELRKSMVN, from the coding sequence GTGTGCGAGAAATTACCACCAAAAGAGCACGATACAACGTTCAAGTTTTTGTTTGCAGGCAAAGAGGAAATACTTTTGCTGGTAAAAGACATACTGCACTATACATGGGCAGACAGCATTGAAGAAGACACAATTGAGCTTGTCAAGACAAACTATGTCACCCAGCAGTTTTCGCAGGTTGAAGCTGACGTTGTAGCAAAAGCAAAACTAAAGGATAGAGAAGTATATTTTTATATCCTGATTGAGAACCAGTCGAAGGTAAAAAAAGAGATGCAGCAAAAGATTTTAAAGTACATGATAAGTTTATGGGCAGAAGAAATAAGAAAAGGGGTACAAATCCTGCCGGCAATTATACCGATAGTTGTGTACAACGGAATAGGTGAGAGATGGAATGTATCAACAGACCTTATGGAAGCGTTTGACATATTCAAGGATGATGTATTCAGGTACAGAGTAGTTGACATAATAGAGCTTGATGTGAAGAAGCTTTTAGAAAGAGAAGAGGATGTGCTGACACCGATAGTGTTTTATCTTGAGCAGGCAAGAGAAGACAGGAGTGAGCTTATAGGAAGGCTTTTGGAAGTTGAGAAGAACTTAAAGAAGCTGAGTAAAAAGAATGTAGACAGATTTTTGGAGTGGTCGTATCATATTATAAGACCGAGGCTGGCTGAAGAGCAAAACTCAGAGTATGATGAGATTGCAAAAAGGGTAAAACAGGAGGGAGTGGAGGCTATGGGTGAGTTTATATCAAATGTTGCAAGACTTTTGGATGAGGCAAAAACAAAAGATTTTTTGGCAGGTAAACTTGAAGGTAAACTTGAAGGGAAACTTGAAGCAACAATCGAGTTTGCGAAAAGGTTAATACAAAAGGGTTTTAACGATGAAGAGGTTGCAGAACTTACAGAACTTCAGATTGAAAAAGTTAAAGAGTTGAGAAAATCCATGGTAAATTGA
- a CDS encoding DUF4258 domain-containing protein yields MKRLVIKYIQECFKKDMFTLSAHALQRMKERKITLEEIKDCIIKGETIEIQDFFKDVHVLFQESSDRPGIYVVVAACNPPMVVTVCRTKDEIWEVCNGILKRRKKGK; encoded by the coding sequence ATGAAGCGTTTAGTAATAAAGTACATTCAAGAATGCTTCAAAAAGGATATGTTTACATTATCAGCACATGCTTTGCAAAGAATGAAGGAAAGAAAAATAACTCTTGAAGAAATAAAAGACTGTATTATAAAAGGGGAAACAATTGAAATACAAGATTTTTTTAAAGATGTACACGTTTTGTTTCAGGAAAGTTCTGATAGACCTGGTATTTACGTTGTTGTAGCAGCTTGTAATCCCCCAATGGTTGTAACTGTTTGTAGAACAAAAGATGAAATATGGGAAGTGTGTAATGGAATATTGAAGAGGAGGAAAAAGGGGAAATGA
- a CDS encoding YgiT-type zinc finger protein yields the protein MSKKCFFCGAEMKKEITNVESGWGEYTFKIEGVHAYVCYECGEKIFEPKEAEMILELGRALSFLPNEERPAPNEVLDINGIHDFLKILSSSIFSLITNKDIKLQRKKNKWFFQTENLLKVLYNGTSLHNNDYNALGL from the coding sequence ATGAGTAAAAAATGCTTTTTTTGTGGAGCAGAAATGAAGAAAGAAATAACAAATGTTGAAAGCGGATGGGGAGAATACACTTTCAAAATAGAGGGTGTTCATGCTTATGTTTGTTATGAATGTGGGGAAAAAATATTTGAACCAAAAGAAGCTGAAATGATTCTGGAGTTAGGCAGAGCTTTAAGTTTCTTGCCAAATGAAGAAAGACCTGCTCCAAATGAAGTCCTCGACATCAATGGAATTCACGATTTCTTGAAAATTTTGAGCAGCTCAATATTTAGTTTGATAACTAATAAAGATATCAAACTACAGAGAAAAAAAAATAAATGGTTTTTTCAAACAGAAAATTTACTCAAAGTTCTGTACAACGGGACTAGTCTTCATAATAACGACTACAATGCCCTGGGATTATGA
- a CDS encoding DUF3368 domain-containing protein, with protein sequence MIVVSNTTPIIVFAKLERLDILENLFGTVYISPSVYHELTYSSKFEEEKGRIMNAAFLKIKELRNEFAAEILQRTQAIDKGESETIILAKESNADLLIMDEKKGRSVAKLLGLRLTGSLGILLKAKEVGLVSQIEPLIKKLIEENIRISPQLVEEILKQAKEK encoded by the coding sequence GTGATAGTAGTTTCTAATACCACACCTATAATAGTATTTGCGAAACTGGAGAGATTAGATATTTTAGAAAATTTGTTTGGTACTGTATATATTTCTCCAAGTGTTTATCACGAACTTACGTACAGTTCAAAGTTTGAGGAAGAAAAAGGTAGAATAATGAATGCTGCATTTTTAAAAATTAAAGAGTTAAGAAATGAATTTGCAGCAGAAATCTTGCAAAGAACACAGGCCATCGATAAAGGAGAAAGCGAAACCATTATATTGGCAAAGGAATCAAATGCGGATTTATTAATAATGGACGAGAAGAAAGGAAGGAGTGTTGCCAAACTATTGGGGCTGAGACTAACAGGTTCCTTGGGAATTTTATTAAAAGCAAAAGAAGTTGGGCTTGTTAGTCAAATAGAACCGCTTATAAAAAAGTTGATTGAAGAGAACATAAGAATTTCTCCTCAACTTGTTGAAGAAATTCTAAAACAAGCAAAAGAAAAATGA
- a CDS encoding UPF0175 family protein yields MEGIKIEIELPKEILNYISLNEITNDKVLKELIIYKLIKDEKISFGKGAEILGMSKIELIKELSEYGINYFDQSIEEVIEDKNAIEKM; encoded by the coding sequence ATGGAAGGAATAAAAATTGAGATAGAACTTCCAAAGGAAATATTAAACTACATTTCTCTAAATGAAATAACCAACGATAAGGTATTAAAAGAGTTGATTATCTATAAATTGATAAAAGATGAGAAGATTTCGTTTGGTAAGGGAGCAGAAATTTTAGGTATGTCAAAAATTGAGTTGATTAAGGAACTAAGTGAATATGGTATCAATTATTTTGACCAATCAATTGAAGAAGTGATAGAGGACAAGAATGCAATCGAGAAAATGTAG
- a CDS encoding MFS transporter, whose translation MVAKSSVIKNIYTYYVSLVLLTIAISLPHSVLTVLLLAKGITLSQIMIIQAGYSFAVLISEYPSGLIADMYSKKMVFICSKLFLLLMFCLVISMNNFWMLLIAWFMYGISSALDTGTIEAEIINQLKLSGMQIDKFISNSNRLNFIALLIGSSIGSFIYYAIGIKLYCISIILTIISTICVGIFYKGETSEKTKISLFEILKRMLAQSKDGIKEMRKKESLKLMIALTFVGQFFFQTHFQLWQALFLSRGINKHNFYLFYVVFQLLSIVAYSIQVSKVSSNKLGRHFGILAMLLILFLGLLKTTNNILFILVYITWVFIFTVFDFISNYIFAKNVSNERISSLTSLKSSCGRVGSLLCMLESGLILKLTSVSNIVIINFAFAMVMSTLIVIRYMRNGAG comes from the coding sequence ATGGTGGCAAAATCAAGTGTAATAAAAAACATATATACATATTATGTTTCATTAGTACTTCTTACAATTGCTATTTCATTGCCGCATTCTGTGCTGACAGTTTTATTATTGGCCAAAGGCATAACATTATCTCAAATAATGATAATACAAGCAGGTTACAGTTTCGCTGTTCTTATCAGCGAATATCCCAGTGGCTTGATAGCAGATATGTATTCTAAAAAAATGGTATTTATATGTTCTAAGCTCTTTCTACTATTGATGTTTTGTCTTGTTATTTCAATGAATAATTTTTGGATGTTGTTAATAGCCTGGTTTATGTATGGTATTTCGTCGGCACTTGATACTGGAACAATAGAAGCAGAAATAATTAATCAGCTTAAATTGTCTGGGATGCAGATAGACAAGTTTATAAGCAACTCAAATAGATTAAACTTTATAGCATTGTTAATCGGAAGTTCTATAGGATCTTTTATTTATTATGCAATAGGCATTAAATTATACTGTATAAGTATAATACTTACTATTATTTCAACTATTTGTGTGGGAATTTTTTACAAAGGGGAAACAAGTGAAAAGACAAAAATTTCTTTATTTGAAATCCTCAAAAGAATGCTTGCACAAAGTAAAGATGGAATTAAAGAAATGAGAAAGAAAGAATCTTTGAAGCTAATGATTGCTCTGACGTTTGTTGGACAATTCTTCTTTCAAACACATTTTCAATTGTGGCAAGCCCTATTTCTAAGTAGGGGAATTAATAAGCACAATTTTTACTTATTTTATGTGGTCTTTCAACTTTTAAGTATTGTTGCCTACAGTATTCAGGTTTCAAAAGTATCCAGTAACAAACTTGGCAGGCATTTTGGCATTTTAGCTATGTTGCTCATACTCTTTTTAGGTTTATTAAAGACTACAAATAATATCCTATTCATTCTTGTTTATATAACTTGGGTATTTATTTTTACAGTATTTGACTTTATCAGTAATTATATATTTGCAAAAAACGTTTCTAATGAACGTATTTCTTCGTTGACTTCCTTAAAATCAAGTTGTGGAAGAGTTGGCTCTTTGCTATGTATGTTAGAAAGTGGGCTAATTTTAAAATTAACAAGCGTATCAAACATTGTTATTATTAATTTTGCTTTTGCAATGGTGATGAGTACGTTAATTGTTATAAGATATATGAGAAATGGGGCTGGCTGA
- a CDS encoding ATP-binding protein yields the protein MFNTEIVGRMMKYDSDVYSRYRAEIWFDYTKKAMNEIKEGALLAVQNFSSTSDKIRYCILEITSVIPLHYGLDNDLSGYPGFLTEAAENIYRDWEEQEEEPLDDATKIRCLAIPTNFEIIIDKDQKVSIGIESNLPMVGAEAFLLDEELTNRILNYDIDKSGDVIEIGHLIRDENVKILLKVEELLRVHFGVFGFTGAGKSNLLSTLVRKILTESNLPVKIVIFDLMGEYSTLLVDLLVKLNNSMIVGIGEKTFVGSLISLMKADRSLPEYKDLLKKATIDVVNSSLYPKGLVSHKDLFKKAFFKILLSKKVKVWQSGDITVADFVRIHERTLFKGYLGKSEAVVKKLYEQLLKSTTPLDANNCQKLIQYIKDKYLSGGKLGSIALSNLELFVSELEKRYDELKEFGFSNENVIDQKKLIDILNNPDDKALVIFQSHDPDELRNLAYQIGMAIFEDRRRSGKIDPVVSFIFDEADEFIPQDAKDSYERSSEVVMHLARRGRKFGLGIGIATQRITYLNTNIMAQPHTYFVSKLPRKSDQERITDAFGISEDMFKQTFKFKKGCWLLVSYDAIGLEAVPLPIYVQNANDAVLEFLRTLQ from the coding sequence ATGTTCAACACTGAGATTGTTGGGCGTATGATGAAATATGATAGCGATGTATATTCAAGATACAGAGCTGAAATCTGGTTTGATTATACAAAAAAGGCTATGAATGAAATAAAGGAAGGCGCACTTCTGGCGGTTCAGAATTTTTCGTCAACGTCTGACAAGATTCGATACTGCATATTGGAAATTACATCTGTGATACCGCTTCACTATGGGCTTGACAACGACCTTTCGGGGTATCCGGGATTTTTGACCGAGGCAGCAGAAAATATTTATCGTGACTGGGAAGAGCAAGAAGAAGAGCCTTTAGACGATGCCACAAAAATAAGATGCCTTGCAATTCCGACAAATTTTGAGATTATAATCGACAAGGACCAAAAAGTTTCGATAGGGATAGAGTCAAATCTTCCCATGGTTGGTGCAGAGGCATTTTTGCTTGATGAGGAGCTGACAAATCGTATCTTGAACTATGACATAGACAAAAGCGGTGATGTGATTGAGATTGGTCATCTGATAAGGGATGAAAATGTTAAGATTTTGCTGAAAGTAGAAGAGCTTTTGAGAGTGCACTTTGGCGTGTTTGGTTTTACAGGAGCAGGTAAATCAAACCTTCTTAGCACTCTTGTAAGAAAGATATTAACAGAATCAAATCTTCCCGTGAAAATTGTAATATTTGACCTGATGGGTGAGTATTCAACACTGCTTGTGGACCTTTTGGTGAAACTCAACAATAGCATGATTGTGGGCATTGGGGAGAAAACGTTTGTAGGTTCTCTTATTTCCCTTATGAAGGCAGACAGAAGCCTACCTGAGTACAAAGATCTTTTGAAAAAAGCAACAATTGATGTTGTAAATTCTTCATTATATCCCAAAGGATTAGTAAGCCACAAGGATTTGTTCAAAAAAGCCTTTTTCAAGATTTTGCTGAGCAAGAAAGTGAAGGTTTGGCAGAGTGGCGATATAACTGTTGCTGATTTTGTCAGAATTCATGAGAGGACGCTTTTTAAAGGTTATTTAGGCAAGAGCGAAGCTGTAGTGAAAAAGCTCTATGAACAACTTTTGAAAAGTACAACCCCTTTAGATGCCAACAATTGTCAAAAACTTATTCAGTACATTAAAGATAAGTATCTTTCGGGTGGGAAGCTTGGCTCAATTGCTCTTTCAAATTTGGAGCTTTTTGTAAGTGAGCTTGAAAAGAGATATGACGAACTGAAAGAGTTCGGATTTTCAAATGAAAATGTTATTGACCAGAAAAAACTTATTGACATTCTCAACAATCCAGATGACAAGGCGCTTGTGATATTTCAGTCGCACGACCCGGATGAGCTGAGAAATCTTGCGTATCAGATTGGCATGGCCATTTTTGAAGACAGGCGTCGAAGCGGCAAGATTGACCCTGTTGTGAGTTTCATATTTGACGAGGCTGACGAGTTCATTCCACAGGATGCAAAGGATTCATACGAGCGTTCAAGCGAAGTTGTGATGCATTTGGCAAGGCGCGGAAGAAAATTTGGCTTAGGGATAGGTATTGCAACCCAGAGAATAACTTATCTTAACACAAACATAATGGCACAGCCTCACACATACTTTGTTAGCAAGCTTCCAAGAAAATCTGACCAAGAGAGAATAACAGACGCTTTTGGTATAAGTGAGGATATGTTCAAGCAGACATTCAAGTTCAAAAAAGGGTGCTGGCTTCTTGTGAGCTATGATGCAATTGGGCTGGAGGCTGTACCACTGCCCATCTATGTTCAGAACGCAAACGATGCTGTGCTTGAGTTTTTAAGGACTCTTCAATAA
- the csm5 gene encoding type III-A CRISPR-associated RAMP protein Csm5 — MAHEPFESRTYEIEVLTPTIIGGQDKIQSFEFVKDGDYLYFINFDRLLEENLFKESFIDELSRGLSTGGRDFNIKDVLARYNIDFKNSSKYKLKLEGVKRLSKEVVPFVKSAGRFYIPGSSLKGAIRSFVTKALNRNFIQLYENDLSSAYQKTLNSADRRNSVDPKYVSKDAEEKIFATPYESPFKHLKISDSDFVSSENAGVYEIKVMNICGGQVKWFAGRSNEDDPDRAVSIIAEGIKPGAKLIGSIKIEKDFVEGNQVVRGIKEKIGVNATATSPTEFLADVLKAVSKDYIQREINFYTRYKQAQIVSEYQKLLNVLNSLDKNQFLIQIGFSTGYLSKTVGIFFNKNHFEKLAKVDRQSKIYPELFPKTRRLVFKNGQVWTVPGWIKVTIK; from the coding sequence TTGGCTCATGAACCATTTGAAAGCAGGACTTATGAGATAGAAGTTTTGACCCCAACAATAATTGGTGGGCAGGACAAAATCCAGAGTTTTGAGTTTGTCAAAGATGGAGATTATTTGTATTTTATAAACTTTGACAGACTGCTTGAAGAAAATCTTTTCAAGGAAAGTTTTATTGATGAGCTTTCGCGCGGGCTTTCAACCGGTGGCAGGGATTTTAATATAAAAGATGTTTTGGCGCGCTATAACATAGATTTTAAGAATTCTTCAAAGTACAAGTTAAAACTTGAAGGGGTTAAAAGGCTCTCAAAAGAAGTTGTTCCTTTTGTCAAGAGCGCAGGCAGGTTTTATATTCCAGGCTCATCCTTAAAAGGTGCGATAAGGTCTTTTGTGACAAAGGCTTTGAACAGGAACTTTATACAGCTGTATGAGAATGATCTTTCAAGTGCGTACCAGAAGACTTTGAATTCTGCTGATAGAAGAAATAGTGTTGATCCCAAATATGTCAGCAAAGACGCGGAAGAAAAAATTTTTGCAACCCCTTACGAGTCACCGTTTAAGCATCTTAAAATAAGCGATAGCGATTTTGTAAGTTCTGAAAATGCAGGTGTTTATGAAATAAAGGTTATGAACATATGTGGCGGCCAGGTTAAATGGTTTGCTGGCAGAAGCAATGAAGATGACCCGGACAGAGCTGTTTCTATAATTGCAGAAGGAATAAAGCCTGGTGCAAAACTTATCGGCAGCATCAAGATTGAAAAAGACTTTGTTGAGGGCAATCAAGTTGTCAGAGGGATAAAAGAAAAAATCGGTGTGAATGCTACAGCAACTTCTCCGACAGAGTTTTTAGCAGATGTTTTGAAAGCTGTCTCTAAAGATTACATCCAGAGGGAAATCAATTTTTACACAAGATATAAGCAAGCTCAGATTGTTTCGGAGTATCAGAAGCTTTTGAATGTTCTAAATTCTCTTGATAAGAACCAGTTTTTGATTCAGATAGGATTTTCCACTGGATATCTTTCAAAGACTGTCGGAATATTTTTCAACAAAAACCACTTTGAAAAACTTGCAAAAGTTGACAGACAGTCAAAGATTTATCCTGAGCTTTTCCCAAAGACAAGGAGGCTTGTGTTCAAAAACGGACAGGTCTGGACAGTACCAGGCTGGATAAAGGTAACTATCAAATGA
- the csm4 gene encoding type III-A CRISPR-associated RAMP protein Csm4, translating to MSKGKLYRVSMRFTNPLHIGEKEKIYNITQTFAHSDTLMSGIINAYSLLYGNSSTNELLDGFLRKSPPFEVSSTMPYVQGEFFVPKPVGLNLHHYKDEGKIEVENDKELKKIKFIRENDLLYNFPDKYKVAGSFLLPKDMLYKFVESKKAISLGKVKERARVSIDRLSSSSNIYYFSHFEFESSAGLWFYLRINDQSLEEKIKAAIRLLGDEGLGGDRTCGLGSFEANFEESSMPEENDNAKYYMSLSLVNPKSEDEIKSAISYEILTRSGYIYSKAGLGIKRKAVRVFSEGTVFSGKVCGRVVDVTPQKFSQHRVYCFALAFLLPLPEGVMMIGS from the coding sequence ATGAGCAAAGGAAAACTGTACAGGGTATCAATGCGCTTTACCAACCCCCTTCACATCGGCGAAAAGGAGAAGATATACAACATAACCCAGACATTTGCACATTCAGACACGCTAATGTCAGGAATAATAAACGCATACTCTTTGCTGTATGGGAATAGCAGCACAAATGAACTTTTAGATGGTTTTTTGCGAAAAAGTCCGCCTTTTGAGGTTTCATCTACCATGCCGTATGTTCAGGGCGAGTTTTTTGTTCCAAAACCGGTAGGTTTGAACCTTCATCATTACAAAGATGAAGGGAAAATCGAGGTTGAAAATGATAAAGAACTAAAAAAGATAAAATTCATAAGAGAAAACGACCTGCTTTACAATTTTCCAGATAAATACAAAGTAGCAGGGAGTTTCTTGCTGCCCAAAGATATGCTTTACAAATTTGTTGAAAGCAAAAAAGCAATCTCATTAGGAAAAGTCAAAGAAAGGGCAAGGGTTTCAATAGACAGGCTGAGTTCTTCCTCAAACATTTACTATTTTTCTCACTTTGAGTTTGAAAGCAGTGCGGGTTTGTGGTTTTATCTCAGAATAAACGACCAGAGCTTGGAAGAGAAAATCAAAGCAGCAATAAGGCTTTTGGGAGACGAAGGACTTGGCGGCGACAGAACCTGCGGGCTTGGAAGCTTTGAGGCTAATTTTGAAGAAAGTAGCATGCCAGAAGAAAATGACAACGCAAAGTACTACATGAGCCTGTCACTTGTAAATCCTAAAAGTGAAGATGAGATAAAGAGCGCGATCAGCTACGAAATTTTGACGCGAAGCGGCTACATTTACTCAAAGGCAGGGCTTGGTATAAAGAGAAAAGCTGTGCGAGTATTTTCAGAAGGGACTGTATTTTCAGGGAAAGTTTGCGGCAGGGTGGTTGATGTGACACCACAGAAGTTTTCTCAGCACAGGGTATATTGTTTTGCACTTGCGTTTTTGCTTCCCCTGCCGGAAGGGGTGATGATGATTGGCTCATGA
- the csm3 gene encoding type III-A CRISPR-associated RAMP protein Csm3, protein MDVILKGKYIIKCKIKAVTGLHIGEGNNSIEIGGIDNSVVKDAEGKPYIPGSSLKGKMRALMEFAEGKVKDNLLIVSVKRSGKPEICIHMCEDIDCPVCGLFGRNHGKHVTKEEFIRNPNAEGKDFSDAVIPTRLIVRDAKLIESSITDEMKENLDLEWTEVKFENNIDRITSKANPRQSERVPAGAQFLAEFVVNRYEVDGSDDGQRYLSKFIKAMKLLEDDYLGGQGSRGNGKVKFVDIEIVYKDSSDYEKDSSDLKPIAKADSLDQLKLSTN, encoded by the coding sequence ATGGATGTAATCTTAAAAGGAAAATACATTATAAAGTGCAAGATTAAAGCTGTTACAGGTCTTCACATTGGTGAGGGCAACAACAGCATTGAGATAGGCGGAATTGACAATTCAGTTGTGAAAGATGCAGAAGGCAAGCCTTACATTCCAGGTTCTTCTCTCAAGGGTAAGATGAGGGCTTTAATGGAGTTTGCTGAGGGCAAGGTAAAGGATAATTTGCTTATTGTATCAGTTAAAAGAAGCGGAAAACCAGAGATATGTATTCACATGTGTGAAGATATAGACTGTCCTGTTTGTGGTCTTTTTGGTCGAAACCACGGCAAGCATGTTACCAAAGAGGAATTTATAAGAAATCCTAACGCAGAGGGCAAAGACTTTTCAGACGCAGTCATCCCTACAAGGCTCATTGTTCGCGATGCAAAGCTGATAGAAAGCTCAATCACAGATGAAATGAAAGAGAACCTTGACCTTGAGTGGACAGAAGTAAAGTTTGAAAACAACATAGACAGAATAACCTCAAAGGCAAATCCCAGACAGAGCGAAAGAGTACCGGCAGGTGCGCAGTTTTTGGCAGAGTTTGTTGTCAACAGGTACGAGGTTGACGGCAGCGATGATGGTCAGCGTTACTTGAGTAAGTTTATCAAAGCGATGAAGCTTTTAGAAGATGATTACTTGGGCGGACAGGGTTCAAGAGGAAACGGCAAGGTCAAGTTTGTGGACATTGAAATAGTTTATAAAGATTCAAGCGACTATGAAAAGGATAGTAGCGACCTAAAACCAATTGCAAAAGCAGACAGTTTAGACCAGTTAAAGCTTTCAACAAATTAG
- the csm2 gene encoding type III-A CRISPR-associated protein Csm2, producing MPAQGGNVALSLKNDILSKIETAIDPEKDKDGKAFSDVAEKTGQLLKESGVTVTQIRKVFTEVKRLSPEDANYKYKLKLLKAKLAYTAGRFNKMKDFQEIINKALPVAEKSPEALNRFKDFFEAAVAYHKYFGGKE from the coding sequence ATGCCAGCACAAGGTGGTAACGTTGCATTGTCATTGAAAAATGATATTCTGAGCAAGATTGAGACTGCTATTGACCCTGAAAAAGACAAGGACGGCAAGGCTTTTTCAGATGTTGCCGAAAAGACAGGGCAGCTTCTGAAAGAATCTGGAGTTACTGTTACTCAGATAAGAAAGGTATTCACTGAGGTAAAGAGGCTTTCGCCAGAAGATGCTAATTATAAGTACAAATTAAAGCTTTTGAAAGCAAAACTTGCATACACAGCAGGAAGATTTAATAAAATGAAAGACTTTCAGGAAATAATTAACAAAGCTTTACCTGTTGCAGAAAAGAGCCCAGAGGCTCTAAACAGGTTTAAAGACTTTTTTGAAGCAGCTGTTGCATATCACAAGTACTTCGGTGGTAAAGAATAA